The bacterium genome has a segment encoding these proteins:
- the nth gene encoding endonuclease III: MLPAPPRGARTRSRLTYERLRDLYPAVTELAHHDPFQLLIATILSAQTTDRSVNLVTPELFARHPTPADLAAADPAVIEQLIRPTGFFHAKARTIIAASRKLVELFGGEVPSTMEDLVKLPGIGRKTANVILGVGFEVPGFAVDTHVTRLTNLLKLVATRDPVKIEHQVCAMVPEQEWTGLSLRLILHGRRVCVARRPRCEECVLNDFCPSSTTRPRRRQPA; encoded by the coding sequence ATGCTCCCGGCGCCCCCGCGTGGAGCCCGGACGCGCTCTCGGCTCACCTATGAACGGCTGCGCGACCTGTATCCGGCGGTCACGGAGCTGGCCCACCACGACCCGTTTCAGCTGCTGATCGCGACCATCCTGTCGGCCCAGACGACAGATCGTTCCGTCAACCTGGTCACGCCAGAGCTTTTCGCGCGCCACCCGACGCCCGCGGACCTTGCCGCGGCCGACCCGGCGGTGATCGAACAGCTGATCAGACCGACGGGATTCTTTCACGCCAAGGCGCGCACGATCATCGCCGCCAGCCGCAAGCTCGTGGAGCTGTTCGGGGGTGAGGTGCCTTCGACCATGGAAGACCTGGTCAAGCTGCCCGGTATCGGCCGCAAGACCGCCAACGTCATCCTCGGCGTCGGGTTCGAGGTGCCTGGCTTTGCCGTCGACACGCACGTCACGCGGCTCACCAACTTGCTGAAGCTGGTGGCGACCCGAGACCCGGTCAAGATCGAGCACCAGGTGTGCGCGATGGTGCCGGAGCAGGAGTGGACCGGGCTGTCGCTGCGCCTGATCCTCCACGGGCGCAGGGTGTGCGTGGCGCGCCGGCCGCGATGCGAGGAGTGCGTCCTCAACGACTTCTGCCCGTCCTCCACGACCCGCCCGAGGCGCCGCCAACCGGCCTGA
- a CDS encoding 2-phospho-L-lactate transferase, producing the protein MRTVVLAGGTGGAKLAAGIRTIVPGGHVTVVANTADDDEFWGLLVCPDVDAAIYRLAGVFNENAGYGVEGDSFRVLDELARLGGQAWFRVGDKDLATHVLRADMLRRGSTLTEASLELCRRFGVDTPVLPMSDEPVRTRFLTDKGELSFQEYFVRERLAPALQRIEFAGVDSARPTREVLAALDEADLIVIGPSNPLISIAPILKVIGSHLPRDRTTAVTPIVGGMALKGPTVEMLRAMGTEPTPLEVARTYRDLAAGFVLDSRDSGLRSAIEDLGYRTLVCDTVMRDGGAALAAAILGAFGGAAGSA; encoded by the coding sequence CTGAGAACTGTCGTCCTGGCGGGCGGCACCGGGGGCGCCAAGCTCGCCGCCGGCATCCGGACGATCGTGCCGGGCGGGCACGTCACGGTGGTCGCGAACACCGCCGATGACGACGAGTTCTGGGGCCTGCTGGTCTGCCCGGATGTGGACGCCGCGATCTACCGGCTGGCCGGCGTCTTCAACGAAAACGCCGGATACGGCGTCGAGGGTGATTCGTTTCGCGTCCTCGACGAGCTCGCCCGGCTGGGCGGGCAAGCGTGGTTCAGAGTCGGCGACAAAGACCTCGCGACGCACGTGCTGCGCGCGGACATGCTGCGGCGTGGCAGCACCTTGACCGAGGCCTCGCTCGAGCTGTGCCGCCGGTTCGGGGTCGACACGCCTGTGCTGCCCATGAGCGACGAGCCGGTGAGGACGCGCTTTCTCACCGACAAGGGAGAGCTGTCGTTTCAGGAGTACTTCGTGCGCGAGCGTCTCGCGCCGGCCCTGCAACGGATCGAATTCGCCGGCGTCGACTCGGCCCGGCCGACGCGCGAAGTGCTTGCCGCCCTGGACGAAGCCGACCTCATCGTCATCGGCCCGTCCAACCCTCTGATCTCCATCGCGCCGATCCTCAAGGTCATCGGCTCACACCTGCCACGCGACCGCACGACGGCGGTGACCCCAATCGTCGGTGGCATGGCGCTCAAAGGGCCGACCGTGGAGATGCTGCGGGCGATGGGCACTGAGCCGACGCCGCTCGAGGTCGCGCGCACGTATCGCGACCTGGCGGCGGGATTCGTGCTCGACAGCCGCGACAGCGGCCTCCGATCGGCCATCGAGGACCTGGGCTATCGAACGCTCGTCTGCGACACCGTCATGAGGGACGGCGGCGCAGCCCTGGCCGCCGCGATCCTTGGCGCTTTCGGAGGTGCGGCCGGGTCCGCTTAG
- the cofE gene encoding coenzyme F420-0:L-glutamate ligase, whose amino-acid sequence MKRLELHAVEGLPEVRPGDDLGELIAARTTLEAGDVLVVAQKVVSKSEGRLRNLGSVTAGEEAVRLSTQLLAAPDPRLVQVVLDESVRILRSTRVLITETRQGFVCANAGVDHSNVAGSDVVTLLPEDPDASAERVRARIRRLNGTDVAVIVSDTFGRPWRLGIVNVALGIAGLPALLDLRGTLDDAGKPLHATVLAVADDVAAAAGLVMGKTGRAPVVIVRGLGLQGSGRGRDLVRPATEDLFR is encoded by the coding sequence GTGAAGCGTCTCGAGCTCCACGCCGTCGAGGGCCTGCCTGAGGTCAGACCTGGCGACGACCTCGGCGAGCTGATCGCCGCCAGGACCACGCTGGAAGCCGGTGACGTGCTGGTGGTCGCGCAGAAGGTGGTGTCCAAGTCCGAAGGCCGGCTGCGCAACCTGGGCTCGGTGACCGCTGGCGAGGAGGCGGTGCGGCTCTCGACCCAACTGCTCGCGGCGCCTGATCCACGGTTGGTTCAGGTGGTGCTCGACGAGAGCGTTCGCATCCTGCGCTCGACGCGTGTCCTGATCACCGAGACTCGACAGGGCTTCGTCTGCGCGAACGCCGGCGTCGACCACTCCAACGTCGCCGGCTCTGATGTGGTGACGTTGCTGCCGGAGGATCCCGACGCGAGCGCCGAGCGCGTGCGCGCACGGATACGGCGGCTCAACGGGACCGACGTGGCGGTGATCGTGTCCGACACGTTCGGGCGGCCGTGGAGGTTGGGGATCGTGAACGTCGCCCTTGGCATCGCCGGCCTGCCCGCGCTGCTAGACCTGCGCGGCACCCTGGACGACGCCGGCAAGCCGCTGCACGCGACGGTGCTTGCGGTCGCCGACGACGTTGCCGCCGCCGCCGGGCTCGTGATGGGCAAGACCGGCCGGGCGCCCGTGGTGATCGTGCGCGGCCTTGGCTTGCAAGGCAGCGGGCGGGGTCGTGATCTGGTCCGGCCCGCGACCGAGGACCTGTTCCGCTGA
- the cofC gene encoding 2-phospho-L-lactate guanylyltransferase — translation MPGALRCADPAPYSPAVGVDIAGWVIVLVKDFDSAKQRLGPALDPKSRRDLARRNASRAIRAAAAAERRLVVAGSDEVAALARQMGVEAIVEPRQEGQNVAAKRGIAHAVEAGAEAILLLSSDLPLVTRKSVSEVLQAGVRLEGPVAVAVPAVGRGGTNALYLRPPDAITLHFGADSLARFRHEAEVRGVNFVIHHSDAMALDLDEPADLARLRRAV, via the coding sequence ATTCCTGGAGCTCTACGGTGCGCAGATCCTGCCCCGTATTCGCCAGCAGTGGGGGTAGACATCGCGGGTTGGGTCATCGTCCTGGTCAAGGACTTCGATTCGGCCAAGCAGCGGTTGGGACCGGCTCTGGATCCGAAGTCGCGGCGGGATCTCGCGCGCCGAAACGCCAGCCGGGCCATCCGTGCCGCGGCGGCCGCGGAACGGCGCCTCGTGGTTGCAGGCAGCGATGAGGTCGCGGCGCTGGCGCGGCAGATGGGGGTGGAGGCGATCGTGGAGCCCCGACAGGAGGGGCAGAACGTGGCCGCCAAGCGCGGCATCGCCCACGCGGTAGAAGCCGGCGCCGAAGCGATCCTCCTACTGTCCAGCGATCTCCCGCTGGTGACGCGGAAGTCGGTGAGCGAGGTGCTCCAAGCCGGCGTTCGCCTCGAAGGGCCGGTGGCGGTGGCGGTGCCCGCCGTCGGTCGGGGAGGCACCAACGCGCTGTACCTCAGACCTCCGGATGCCATTACCCTCCATTTCGGCGCGGACTCGCTGGCGCGGTTCCGCCATGAGGCGGAGGTCCGCGGCGTGAACTTCGTCATCCACCATTCGGACGCGATGGCACTCGACCTCGACGAGCCCGCCGACCTGGCGCGCCTGCGGCGTGCGGTGTGA
- the fgd gene encoding glucose-6-phosphate dehydrogenase (coenzyme-F420) — MLRLGYKASAEQFGPRELLDYANAAEANGFDSVFVSDHFQPWRHSDGHAPFAFAWLAAAGERTERVLLGTSVATPTFRYHPAIVAQAFGTLGSLFPGRVILGVGTGEHLNEGALGVRWPDNKERFARLREAVRLIRQLWTEQLVTFDGEYYHTRNATIYDRPDDPVPIYVGAGGPQVAKFAGRAADGLICTSGKGMELYSEQLLPSFAAGASESGREAGTLDRMIEVKVSYDTDRSRAMEDTKIWAALALPAESKASIDDPREMERLARGVEDVAHRRWLVSNDPEEHLEQLRPYLELGFNHLVFHAPGDDQARFLELYGAQILPRIRQQWG; from the coding sequence GTGCTGCGGCTCGGTTACAAGGCTTCGGCCGAGCAGTTCGGCCCGCGCGAGCTGCTCGATTACGCGAATGCGGCCGAGGCCAATGGCTTCGACAGCGTTTTCGTCAGTGATCACTTCCAGCCTTGGCGGCATTCCGACGGCCATGCGCCCTTTGCCTTCGCCTGGCTGGCGGCCGCCGGCGAGCGGACGGAGCGGGTGCTGCTCGGAACGTCCGTGGCGACGCCGACGTTTCGCTACCACCCGGCGATCGTGGCTCAGGCGTTCGGAACCTTGGGATCGCTCTTTCCAGGTCGGGTCATCCTTGGAGTCGGGACGGGGGAGCATCTCAACGAGGGCGCTCTCGGTGTGCGGTGGCCCGACAACAAGGAGCGTTTCGCGCGGCTGCGCGAGGCGGTGCGGCTCATCAGGCAGCTCTGGACCGAGCAGCTCGTGACGTTCGACGGCGAGTACTACCACACGCGCAACGCGACCATCTACGACCGGCCGGACGACCCGGTTCCGATCTACGTTGGAGCCGGCGGGCCGCAGGTCGCGAAATTCGCCGGGCGCGCGGCGGACGGTCTCATCTGCACCTCGGGCAAGGGCATGGAGCTCTACTCCGAGCAGTTGCTGCCGTCGTTCGCCGCAGGCGCGTCCGAATCCGGGCGCGAGGCCGGCACGCTGGACAGGATGATCGAGGTCAAGGTGTCGTACGACACCGATCGGTCGCGGGCGATGGAGGACACGAAGATCTGGGCCGCGCTGGCGCTGCCGGCTGAATCCAAGGCGAGCATCGACGACCCACGGGAGATGGAGAGGCTCGCCCGCGGCGTGGAGGACGTCGCGCATCGTCGCTGGCTCGTGTCGAACGACCCCGAAGAGCACCTGGAGCAGCTGCGGCCGTACCTCGAGCTGGGCTTCAACCACCTAGTGTTCCACGCTCCGGGTGACGACCAGGCTCGATTCCTGGAGCTCTACGGTGCGCAGATCCTGCCCCGTATTCGCCAGCAGTGGGGGTAG
- a CDS encoding biotin--[acetyl-CoA-carboxylase] ligase, translating to MESATPGILWRDSVTSTQDVARDLPIGAVVIADHQTAGRGRLDHRWEAPAGTALLVSFVLAPNPLLSLAAGVAAAEACDAEVRLKWPNDLLLGGRKVGGILVESTPAKAICGIGINLTWAPPGAAQLNQSREPLLDRLRRQVERWCSAPPEEVLARWRQLSDTLGRRVRVELPGRVVEGVAQDIGSRGELIVDGAPVVAGSVIHL from the coding sequence GTGGAGAGCGCTACGCCAGGGATCCTCTGGCGGGACTCGGTCACGTCGACGCAGGATGTGGCCCGCGACCTGCCCATCGGCGCGGTCGTGATCGCCGATCACCAGACCGCCGGCCGCGGGCGGCTCGACCATCGCTGGGAGGCGCCCGCGGGCACGGCGCTTCTGGTCTCGTTCGTGCTGGCCCCGAACCCGCTGCTCAGCCTGGCGGCGGGGGTCGCGGCCGCCGAGGCCTGCGACGCGGAGGTCCGGCTGAAATGGCCGAACGACCTGCTCCTCGGCGGCCGCAAGGTGGGCGGCATCCTGGTCGAGAGCACACCCGCGAAGGCGATCTGCGGGATAGGCATCAATCTCACGTGGGCGCCCCCAGGCGCGGCGCAGCTGAACCAATCCCGCGAGCCGCTGCTCGACCGCCTCCGCCGCCAGGTCGAGCGCTGGTGCTCAGCCCCGCCGGAGGAGGTGCTGGCGCGTTGGCGCCAGCTCTCCGACACCCTGGGCAGAAGGGTGCGCGTCGAGCTGCCCGGACGAGTCGTCGAAGGCGTCGCTCAGGACATCGGCAGCCGGGGTGAGCTCATCGTCGACGGCGCGCCGGTGGTGGCGGGCAGCGTCATCCATCTATGA
- a CDS encoding NUDIX domain-containing protein produces MAHYCVNCGTQLVPRILEGRELEACPHDDFVLWRDPKVATAVVVETDGGVVLGRRAIEPGYGLWCLPGGFVNDDEDPAGAAARECMEEIRAPVELTGLIGVYHIAKSGAPSMVGIAYRGRLAGDVKPAPGVEMLEVAVFPVDSLPPLAFPSQRTVLAEYLNGLSPRQGAG; encoded by the coding sequence GTGGCCCATTACTGCGTCAACTGCGGGACCCAGCTGGTGCCGCGGATCCTCGAGGGCCGCGAGCTCGAGGCGTGCCCGCACGACGACTTCGTGCTGTGGCGTGACCCCAAGGTCGCGACCGCGGTGGTCGTGGAGACGGACGGCGGCGTCGTCCTGGGACGGCGCGCCATCGAGCCGGGTTACGGCCTGTGGTGCCTGCCAGGCGGGTTTGTCAACGATGACGAGGACCCGGCCGGCGCCGCGGCGCGCGAGTGCATGGAGGAGATCAGAGCCCCGGTCGAGCTGACCGGCCTGATCGGCGTCTATCACATCGCCAAGAGCGGGGCGCCGAGCATGGTCGGGATCGCGTACCGCGGCCGCCTTGCCGGTGACGTCAAACCCGCGCCGGGCGTGGAGATGCTCGAGGTCGCGGTCTTTCCCGTCGACTCGCTCCCGCCGCTGGCATTTCCGAGTCAGCGGACCGTGCTGGCGGAATACCTCAATGGCCTCTCCCCTCGGCAAGGGGCCGGGTGA
- a CDS encoding GGDEF domain-containing protein: MELAGVLLVTSVLLVIAFVLLTISLMRLRGTARELQAALEDESGARDRAALLLAIASAVNSSLALEEVLNVALTQAGRIMGAVAGAMYLVTPGKAEMRREAEYNLTPRARGAVRQLEEEPLHSGLAAMRPMVVNLDERNAPGIVGGGHPPHALVVPVQRSGQLMGAMELYLNAWRELTEDQADLLNGVASQAAIAIRHAQLFQAQEENALTDELTKLPNRRHLAQRFLQEMQRARRHHSAIAFLMIDLDHFKQVNDTYGHLDGDAVLAALASILTGGARESDVCARYGGEEFAMILHETTEAGARTLAERIRAQVAAATLPGGLKLTISIGVAATDEPALFTSLIERADQALYAAKQGGRNQVRVADMSAAPAKRA, encoded by the coding sequence TTGGAGCTGGCGGGCGTCCTGTTGGTCACCTCGGTGCTGCTGGTCATCGCGTTCGTCCTTCTGACGATCTCGCTCATGCGCCTCCGTGGGACGGCTCGCGAGCTGCAGGCTGCCCTCGAGGACGAGAGCGGAGCGCGAGATCGGGCCGCGCTCCTGCTGGCGATCGCGTCGGCGGTCAACTCTTCGCTGGCGCTCGAGGAGGTTCTGAATGTCGCCCTCACCCAGGCCGGCCGGATCATGGGCGCCGTCGCCGGGGCCATGTACCTGGTGACGCCAGGCAAGGCCGAGATGCGGCGGGAGGCGGAATACAACCTCACCCCTCGCGCCCGCGGCGCCGTCCGCCAGCTGGAGGAGGAACCCCTCCACTCGGGTCTGGCCGCGATGCGGCCGATGGTGGTCAACCTCGACGAGCGCAACGCGCCGGGGATCGTGGGCGGCGGCCATCCGCCGCACGCTCTGGTCGTCCCGGTGCAGCGGTCGGGCCAGCTCATGGGCGCCATGGAGCTGTACCTCAATGCGTGGCGGGAGCTCACTGAAGACCAGGCTGACCTGCTCAACGGAGTCGCGTCGCAGGCGGCGATCGCCATCCGGCACGCGCAGCTTTTCCAGGCCCAGGAGGAGAACGCCCTCACCGACGAGCTGACCAAGCTGCCCAACCGCCGCCACCTGGCGCAGCGCTTCCTGCAGGAGATGCAGCGCGCCCGGCGCCACCACAGCGCGATCGCCTTCCTGATGATCGACCTCGACCACTTCAAGCAGGTCAACGACACCTACGGCCACCTCGACGGCGATGCCGTGCTGGCCGCGCTCGCCTCGATCCTCACCGGCGGTGCGCGGGAATCGGACGTGTGCGCTCGCTACGGCGGCGAAGAGTTCGCCATGATCCTCCACGAGACGACCGAGGCCGGCGCTCGCACCCTGGCCGAGCGCATCCGCGCGCAAGTCGCCGCGGCGACGCTGCCCGGCGGCTTGAAGCTCACCATCAGCATCGGCGTCGCCGCCACCGACGAGCCGGCGCTCTTCACCTCGTTGATCGAGCGCGCAGACCAGGCCCTGTATGCCGCCAAGCAGGGTGGTCGCAACCAGGTCCGGGTGGCGGACATGAGCGCAGCCCCGGCCAAACGCGCCTAG
- a CDS encoding 4-hydroxy-3-methylbut-2-enyl diphosphate reductase — MEVVKITPRGYCHGVVDAFRIAKRVREETDGPVHMLGMLVHNTHATDDLQQQGIALIDQPDRFAGLSQINEGTVIFTAHGVSPQVKQRAVELGLKPIDATCSDVVRTHELVADLAGKGYEVVYIGRKGHPEPEGVMGEAPGKVHLVQDSADIEQLDLTGDRVAVTCQTTLSVWDTEDLIGRVKARYPQAEVHNEICRATQERQEAAVEAAQHVDLVIVVGSPRSSNSLRLVEVVKKLGRKPAYLVDKMEDLDLSWFAGARKVGVTSGASTPTQLTRRVIEYLEALEAPGA, encoded by the coding sequence ATGGAAGTCGTCAAGATCACGCCTCGCGGGTACTGCCATGGCGTGGTGGACGCGTTTCGCATCGCCAAACGGGTGCGTGAGGAGACCGATGGGCCGGTCCACATGCTCGGCATGCTGGTGCACAACACTCACGCGACAGACGACCTGCAGCAGCAGGGCATCGCCCTGATCGATCAACCCGACCGCTTCGCCGGTCTCAGCCAGATCAACGAAGGGACGGTCATCTTCACGGCGCATGGCGTCTCGCCGCAGGTCAAGCAGCGCGCGGTCGAGCTCGGCCTGAAGCCGATCGACGCCACGTGTTCCGACGTGGTGCGCACCCACGAGCTGGTCGCGGACCTCGCCGGCAAGGGCTACGAGGTCGTGTACATCGGGCGCAAGGGGCACCCCGAGCCCGAGGGCGTGATGGGTGAGGCCCCCGGCAAGGTGCACCTGGTCCAGGACTCCGCGGACATCGAGCAGCTGGATCTGACGGGCGATCGGGTCGCCGTCACCTGCCAGACGACTCTTTCGGTGTGGGACACCGAGGACCTGATCGGCCGCGTCAAGGCGCGCTACCCGCAGGCGGAGGTCCACAACGAGATCTGCCGCGCGACACAGGAGCGGCAGGAGGCGGCGGTCGAGGCGGCGCAGCACGTCGACCTGGTGATCGTGGTCGGCAGCCCCCGCTCTTCGAACTCCCTGCGGCTGGTCGAAGTCGTGAAGAAGCTCGGCCGCAAGCCGGCCTACCTGGTCGACAAGATGGAGGACCTGGACCTCAGCTGGTTCGCCGGGGCGCGCAAGGTTGGAGTGACGAGCGGGGCCTCGACCCCGACCCAGCTCACGCGCCGGGTGATCGAGTACCTGGAGGCTCTGGAAGCCCCGGGAGCCTAG
- a CDS encoding N-acetyl-1-D-myo-inositol-2-amino-2-deoxy-alpha-D-glucopyranoside deacetylase, translated as MATLFLVHAHPDDEAISTGGVMMKAKTHGHRVVLVTATRGEVGEIHNMDPETARPRLGEIRTEELKAAGEILGVDRIEFLGYRDSGMVDTADNKDPRSFHQARLDEAAGRLAVLLREERPDVVVTYAEDGVYGHPDHIKAHQVTNAALDLLVREGWTPAKLYYTAIPRSMMEAFMSQMPEEAARQNQNMRIAGTPDELVTTRVDVHDYVDSKRQAFGAHVSQNDPNSWFTTMASQIYELAFGTEYFQLARGKPGSELPEEDLFAGIR; from the coding sequence TTGGCGACGCTGTTTCTCGTCCATGCTCACCCCGACGACGAGGCGATCTCGACCGGCGGTGTGATGATGAAGGCGAAGACCCACGGCCATCGCGTGGTGCTGGTCACCGCCACACGGGGTGAGGTGGGGGAGATCCACAACATGGATCCCGAAACGGCGCGCCCGCGGCTGGGCGAGATCCGAACCGAAGAGCTCAAAGCGGCGGGGGAGATCCTCGGCGTCGATCGGATCGAGTTCCTGGGGTATCGCGACTCAGGCATGGTCGACACCGCCGACAACAAGGACCCGAGGTCGTTTCACCAGGCCCGCCTGGACGAGGCGGCCGGCAGGCTGGCGGTGCTGCTGCGAGAGGAGCGGCCGGACGTGGTCGTCACGTACGCCGAAGACGGCGTGTACGGGCACCCGGACCACATCAAGGCTCACCAGGTCACCAACGCGGCGCTGGATCTCCTCGTGCGGGAGGGCTGGACTCCCGCCAAGCTCTACTACACGGCCATCCCGCGCTCGATGATGGAAGCGTTCATGAGCCAGATGCCCGAGGAAGCCGCGCGCCAGAACCAGAACATGCGGATCGCCGGGACGCCCGATGAATTGGTCACGACTCGCGTCGACGTCCACGATTACGTCGACTCCAAACGCCAGGCTTTCGGCGCGCACGTGAGCCAGAACGATCCGAACTCGTGGTTCACCACGATGGCCAGCCAGATCTACGAGCTGGCCTTCGGCACGGAGTATTTCCAGCTGGCGAGGGGCAAGCCGGGTTCAGAGCTTCCGGAGGAAGACCTCTTCGCCGGCATCCGCTAG
- a CDS encoding HAD family phosphatase, whose translation MALDLDGTILDMKLNLDPRDVEALRRIIHAGVAVLACTGRPFPGAVPWVERLGLDGPIICYQGAEIRMPDGEVLLDHGVAHELAMEVIRYARDRDLHVQAYRDDRLIVERDRPEAHIYANHAGMEIHVVGDLDAAMGPTTPKLVIVSTPQRLEALLPEARERWKSRLNVATSVPEYLEFTSVETDKATALAFLCERLGVPREQSVAVGDGRNDESMLAWAGLGIAVEGSPAEVVAAADRTIPGPGRGGIKQLADALGIAG comes from the coding sequence GTGGCCCTCGACCTCGACGGCACGATCCTGGACATGAAGCTGAACCTCGACCCGCGCGACGTCGAGGCGCTGAGGCGGATCATTCACGCCGGCGTCGCCGTCCTGGCATGCACGGGGCGGCCCTTCCCAGGGGCCGTCCCCTGGGTGGAGCGGCTCGGGCTTGACGGACCGATCATCTGTTACCAGGGAGCGGAGATCCGGATGCCGGATGGCGAGGTGCTCCTCGACCACGGGGTCGCCCACGAGCTGGCGATGGAAGTCATCCGTTACGCACGCGATCGCGACCTGCACGTGCAGGCCTATCGGGACGATCGCCTGATCGTCGAGCGCGACCGGCCGGAAGCGCACATATATGCCAACCACGCGGGCATGGAGATCCACGTGGTGGGGGACCTCGACGCCGCCATGGGCCCGACCACCCCTAAGCTGGTCATCGTGTCCACCCCGCAGAGGTTGGAGGCGCTTCTGCCTGAAGCCCGGGAGCGCTGGAAGAGTCGGCTCAACGTCGCCACCTCCGTGCCCGAATACCTGGAGTTCACGAGCGTCGAGACCGACAAGGCGACCGCGCTCGCCTTCCTTTGTGAACGATTGGGCGTGCCGCGCGAGCAGTCGGTCGCGGTGGGAGACGGGCGCAACGATGAGTCGATGCTCGCCTGGGCGGGACTCGGCATCGCGGTCGAGGGGTCACCGGCCGAAGTCGTCGCCGCCGCGGATCGCACGATCCCCGGACCGGGTCGCGGTGGAATCAAGCAGCTCGCCGACGCGCTGGGGATCGCCGGCTAG
- a CDS encoding D-glycerate dehydrogenase: MHPILDPGPAILAEAAEVIPYPPGRPLDEANIRQAAEGCVGIVSLVKDPIRDTVLSTPGLRIVSNVAVGFDNIDVAAATARKVMVTNTPGVLDETTADFAFALLMATARKVVEADAFIRQGSFKGWEIDMLLGTDVHDTTLGIIGMGRIGRGMAHRARGFNMRVLYHNHHPLPADVEQQLGATHVDLGRLLAESDFVSLHVPLTKDTQHMLSTPQFARMKRSAILINTSRGPVVDEAALVEALDAGTIAGAGLDVYEREPAVHPGLPAMRNVVLAPHIASGTVRTRSEMSAMAARNLATAVRGGRPPNLLNPEVER, from the coding sequence ATGCACCCGATCCTGGATCCGGGCCCGGCCATCCTGGCCGAGGCAGCCGAGGTGATCCCCTACCCGCCCGGCCGCCCGCTGGACGAAGCCAACATCCGACAGGCGGCGGAAGGCTGTGTCGGCATCGTCAGCCTGGTCAAGGACCCGATCCGCGACACCGTGCTGTCCACGCCCGGGCTCAGGATCGTGAGCAACGTCGCCGTCGGCTTCGACAACATCGACGTTGCCGCCGCGACCGCGCGCAAGGTCATGGTGACCAACACGCCAGGTGTTCTCGACGAGACGACTGCGGACTTTGCCTTTGCGCTGTTGATGGCGACCGCGCGCAAAGTGGTCGAAGCGGACGCCTTCATCCGCCAGGGAAGCTTCAAGGGCTGGGAGATCGACATGTTGCTCGGCACCGACGTCCACGACACGACGCTCGGGATCATCGGCATGGGTCGCATCGGTCGGGGCATGGCCCACCGCGCCAGGGGCTTCAACATGCGGGTCCTCTACCACAACCATCACCCGCTGCCCGCTGACGTCGAGCAGCAGCTGGGCGCAACGCATGTCGACCTGGGCAGGCTGCTGGCGGAGTCCGATTTCGTCTCTTTGCACGTGCCGCTGACGAAAGACACGCAGCACATGCTCAGCACCCCTCAGTTCGCGCGGATGAAGCGCAGCGCCATCCTCATCAACACCTCGCGCGGCCCGGTGGTCGACGAGGCGGCCCTGGTCGAGGCACTGGACGCGGGCACGATCGCGGGCGCCGGCCTTGACGTGTACGAGCGGGAACCGGCCGTGCATCCAGGCCTGCCGGCCATGCGCAACGTCGTCCTCGCCCCACACATCGCGAGCGGAACCGTGCGCACGCGCTCAGAGATGTCGGCGATGGCGGCCCGCAACCTGGCGACGGCGGTCCGTGGCGGCCGGCCGCCGAACCTGCTCAACCCAGAGGTCGAGCGATAG
- a CDS encoding HAD family hydrolase — MTQSDQLRRHMRSVEAAMRAYARRFGEDEERWAVLGLIHDWDYESGPTQDLHPLRGIQMLRDKGWPEDILDDIASHADYLSVPRDTPARKTLYAVDEMCGFIIACALVKPDRSLGSVEPSTVRKKMKDKAFARGVHRDELVAGAEALGIPFDEHVLVVRDALRPIAQELGLNP, encoded by the coding sequence ATGACCCAATCCGACCAGCTGCGCCGCCACATGCGCAGCGTGGAGGCGGCGATGCGCGCCTATGCCAGGCGCTTCGGCGAGGACGAAGAGCGATGGGCCGTGCTCGGTCTCATCCACGACTGGGATTACGAATCCGGCCCGACCCAGGACCTTCACCCGCTGCGCGGCATCCAGATGCTCCGGGATAAAGGCTGGCCCGAAGACATCCTCGACGATATCGCGTCGCATGCCGATTACCTGAGCGTGCCGCGCGACACGCCGGCTCGCAAAACGCTGTATGCGGTGGACGAGATGTGTGGCTTCATCATCGCCTGCGCCCTGGTCAAGCCGGACCGATCCCTGGGCTCGGTCGAGCCGAGCACCGTGCGCAAGAAGATGAAGGACAAGGCGTTCGCGCGCGGCGTCCACCGCGACGAGCTCGTCGCGGGCGCCGAAGCTCTCGGGATACCCTTTGACGAACACGTGCTGGTGGTTCGCGATGCGCTGAGGCCGATTGCGCAGGAACTGGGCCTGAATCCGTGA